Proteins encoded within one genomic window of Pirellulales bacterium:
- a CDS encoding radical SAM protein: protein MYLYPMYFTDELVDVISAGGKILPYLDLPLQHINDTMLRRMQRRVNRTETEQLLSTLRSRIPNLVLRTTFITGFPGETDDQFAELVEFTQQQKFQRLGVFTYSYEDGTPAIRLPDHLPEDVKNSRRDQLMAVQQEVAFQWNQSQLGRRLDVLIDRAVPEEKNAWLGRSYADAPDVDGVVYVTGKRLKPGQIVPCEIVATAEYDLVAAALGPGQ, encoded by the coding sequence ATGTACTTGTATCCCATGTATTTCACCGACGAATTGGTGGATGTCATTTCCGCCGGCGGCAAAATTCTGCCCTATCTCGATCTGCCGCTGCAGCACATTAATGACACCATGCTTCGCCGCATGCAGCGCCGCGTGAATCGGACTGAAACCGAGCAACTTTTGTCTACGCTTCGCTCGCGGATTCCCAATCTTGTGCTCCGCACGACCTTCATTACCGGCTTCCCGGGTGAAACCGATGACCAATTTGCCGAACTCGTTGAGTTTACTCAGCAGCAAAAATTTCAGCGCCTGGGCGTGTTCACGTATTCTTATGAAGACGGCACGCCCGCGATCCGCCTGCCCGATCATCTTCCCGAAGACGTAAAAAACTCCCGTCGCGACCAATTGATGGCCGTGCAGCAGGAAGTGGCGTTTCAGTGGAACCAATCGCAACTGGGCCGGCGGCTGGATGTGCTCATCGACCGGGCGGTGCCTGAGGAAAAAAATGCCTGGCTCGGCCGCTCTTATGCCGATGCGCCCGATGTTGACGGCGTGGTATACGTCACCGGCAAGCGGCTGAAGCCCGGGCAAATCGTCCCCTGCGAAATTGTCGCCACCGCCGAATACGACCTGGTCGCCGCCGCTCTCGGCCCGGGCCAATAG